One window from the genome of Gadus macrocephalus chromosome 7, ASM3116895v1 encodes:
- the LOC132460795 gene encoding titin homolog isoform X1, translating into MFSLCKPQPLLPFLILHHSIIDLSSIRPFTHPSFIHPLVPPSVHRPPVGVRGAVRPVSGPPSPALHARPPLPITPCPSPRRSRHALSSVQPAAPPTGGPAPQPSPRSKHKPPAASAPPADASPASGPASSTASNRLSTLCSDVTAALAAAPLASAASSLSFPSTAPPPSPTSPSPKTSTVAAPCLPQPTAAHQGNAPPSTGTAPPPAASATGPHHLPGYRPPSSSTSTSTSGPQLWAPPPGPAVPPPPRPTSTPQPPPPLSSLSRPKAPQSSEIASAPPLSRSLSQPPSLPSIFQPSPGTASVPSQQCPREVQSGSAVEQISVHAHVFRPHVVRTVARPSSPSPYNTNTPPPERTGTNRAAAVQNKPSSGPGGQEAWPGSDTTVPPATLSLIGGEIHPIPLLSSPDLDALCDPEAPPLSASLPPRTTSRSTSLLGSSPFSLTSSQLPVSAPAPPTAAPPLRSWQPGWAPPSTQVDKNTNPFAMEATRAGPDPRESEPQRTKADTRAANQSVTQALQPSQTIVEEDEEDPKTSSSGQVVSELIVAPPPPWPFASTESSTPQQPSTNVLAAFITPKKNKEQAASKKHNHKPSEYSKPPLAEPEADFDDIMLDSLTRSGPSGGLFLEEEGSKRDTVKRCPPGTKLKAAEGHPPSETHASQEERRRMQEVQKKKEEEERLKKQKEEDRQRAREQEETEMEEEKKRRTLEEEERRALEGAEERRALEEAEERRALEEKRRVLKEEEKKRALEEEKKRALEEEKKRALEEEKRRALEEEKKRALEAEKRRALEEEKKRALEEEKKRALEEEKKRALEEEKRRALEEEKKRALEEEKRRALEEEKRRALEEEKRRALEEEKRRALEVEKKRALDEEKKRRALEEEEKKRALEEEKNRALEEEKKRALEEEKKRALEEEKRRALDEEKKRRALEEEKKKRALEEEKRRVLKEEEKKRALEEEKKRALEEEKRIALEEEKRRALEEEKRRALEEEKKRRALEEVEKKRALDEEKKRRALEEEEKKRALEEEKKKALEEEKKRALEEEKKKRALEEEKKRRALEEEEKRKALEEEKKRALMEEEKMRELEEEKRRLRAEEDRERSEMERRRKEEERLLQEKQEKQRLKQMEEKKRREEEAARRKRDEERILLEKKEQEECKREKERRVEKDRLLKEMKAEEEEGKRREQEKKKRLLEVEEERKRMEEKRLKEEKEKEEMRGREEKQRLKEEQRKQELERLLKEEKEMEEKRKREGEERISIAKEEEEQQRLLKEEETRTRQKEEKMRLEKQRVEEERKRREEEIKKRILKSEETRKRREEETKKRLVEAEEDRKRMEEKRLKELTEKEERKQERERLLKEEKEREEQERKQREEERRAQEEEKQRLLKEGERRKREEEEKQRLLKEAERMKREEEEKQRLLKEAERMKREEEEKQRLLKEEERMKREEKERLLKEAERMKREEEEEKQRLLKEEERMKREEKEKQRLLKEAERRKREEEEKERLLKEEERMKREEKERLLKEAERRKREEEEKQRLLKEEERIKREEKERLLKEAERRKREEEEKQRLLKEAERMKREEEEKERLLKEEERMKREEKERLLKEAERRKREEEEKERLLKEAERMKREEEEKERLLKEAEMMKREEEEKERLLKEAERRKREEEEKLLKEAERRKREEEEKQRLLKEAERMKREVEEKERLLKEAERMKREEEAKRVEKRRIEEERKRLELKERERIATEEKLLAEQREKEARQVEERQQVKEAKEREDRKAREESKMKEEEQEKKRMAEEERKKEEAEKRIRQEHQEKGRRQRDEDEESKNPPAPLSRVAINRSDEEKEKMRMIAGSKSTPGISKIPNTNTQQAEDKTSNLLPEARPVWAGMDAHERPGPLMHESRGLIATPPIEVLAHCNQLGPTIQPSAHNKPITLDVVSLVPPPEKFVEAEDPLWNALEGRDGITQEHSKPLGRGSPKEDATQRDKVQDLQPITAKEPDAIPSSAKPCPPPVTEPPRGPQAPPAIKPCPPTAAPQNETPTDGVMADPRPSSANQKPAPEKEGPLWAALEEAGDSGGGGGREDGSDAVDGGVDKCVNREEVCEAGQQPEASVGLMSAVVRVFYRGFESVASILHSHDARQPCSSPDGPPALRAPEGHGVALLSISDLPSVSETDTSPLSLPEVDIMPPAAFGDIIKGQPIGGEKQPKVELSLAVNSTGKSPNQGMETSGLVARLRLAASEAEREREEREIEGRKEKEEEGKGEEGERAVFGTKEKMQETEQSQGWLEIGGKERQHMKGGREESQQVRKEEHDEDQTKRGRHRGEEREGGRGKLERQGNEGTMFSSVSLKHNSQSGACPPLKEVEFEEIAHEERLDTDKSKDRSGPKSLTKTDLKDTGSAGKRDQVPEEGKPKVQRPDGASHVSADEACEVPPPKLAKRANSALQAVPVWMREEDSEELEYETGQEDIGTVWSAELYMEGGGVADLSVTQAAPGGSAGPPPTVIPQPLLHGSAVNQPKAFRESVSLKIQALPANRCSPAAPEQEVGAGQTPGVTHGNADKPQTFGQEVGASRTPVISHGNTHKPQRSGQEVGAGRTPGGSHGNADKPQTSGQEVRAGRTPGVSHGNAHKLQKSGQEVGAGRTPGLSHGNADKLRMSGQEDGIIQTGVVSTSVELVDTQAGPMGKDLVPSPVVPWPLPSDTQPTEENAGSKGARMETETPANKAEATDVSYETKLITLEAKADGNQIPEGSLEAKDQALQEEEQLLLAKIQKMTAKTSPFPVSRGKKLLIPDLKDIDGDITDPESQSQTSTGSGSSTFEKAFVDEPSHLIGSCFTVLEEVSLADAREVGIPELREAVREDKEALNREENKPVPTQQPPTFPNGRAKAPEEPCGLQTRPKNLPTGAPGSNREGSFPGAPVTGGGSAMRDPDRTSSVPPPQSGMKRGPSSHGESQQGPAQPGGPVAVGSAARPDPSEGLVSSSQSLLEWCQEMTQGYRGLKITNFSTSWRNGLAFCAILHHSTQR; encoded by the exons ATGTTCTCTCTCTGCAAACCCCAacctctcctccctttccttaTCCTTCATCATTCCATCATCGATCTATCATCCATCCGTCCATTCACTCATCCATCCTTCATCCATCCACTCGTCCCTCCATCTGTCCATCGGCCCCCAGTCGGTGTCAGAGGCGCTGTGAGGCCGGTGTCCGGCCCCCCTAGTCCCGCCCTTCACGCCCGGcctcccctccccatcaccccctgcccctcccctcgCCGCTCTAGACACGCCCTCTCATCCGTCCAACCGGCAGCCCCGCCTAccggaggccccgcccctcagcCCTCTCCCCGCTCCAAACACAAACCGCCCGCCGCGTCCGCCCCGCCCGCCGACGCCTCTCCTGCTTCTGGCCCCGCCTCCTCTACCGCGTCCAACCGCCTGTCCACGTTGTGCTCTGACGTCACGGCGGCCCTGGCAGCAGCTCCCCTGGCGTCGGCGgcgtcctctctctccttcccctccaccgcgcccccaccctcccccacgtCTCCGTCTCCCAAGACCTCCACGGTGGCAGCGCCCTGCTTACCCCAACCGACCGCGGCCCATCAGGGCAACGCCCCCCCGTCCACCGGGACGGCGCCCCCCCCGGCGGCTTCAGCAACCGGCCCTCACCACCTCCCTGGCTACAGAccgccttcctcctccacctccacctccacctctggcCCCCAGCTCTGGGCCCCTCCCCCTGGACCTGccgtccccccacctccccgtcCGACCTCCACCCCTCAGCCCCCGCCTCCTCTGTCGTCCCTCTCCCGCCCAAAAGCCCCCCAGTCCTCTGAGATAGCCTCAGCACCCCCCCTCAGCAGgtctctctcccagcctccctccctgcccagCATCTTCCAGCCCAGCCCAGGGACAG CCTCAGTACCTTCCCAGCAGTGCCCCCGTGAGGTGCAAAGCGGAAGTGCAGTGGAACAAATCTCTG TTCATGCTCATGTCTTCCGACCTCATGTTGTGCGGACGGTGGCtcgcccctcctctccctccccttatAACACAAACACCCCTCCGCCTGAGAGGACAGGGACAAACAGGGCCGCGGCTGTTCAGAACAAGCCGAGCTCAGGGCCAG GAGGTCAGGAGGCGTGGCCTGGATCCGACACCACAGTCCCCCCCGCTACTCTTTCTCTGATTGGCGGCGAGATCCACCCTATCCCCCTCCTGTCCAGCCCCGACCTCGACGCCCTGTGTGACCCGGAAGCCCCGCCTCTTTCCGCCTCCCTGCCCCCTCGCACAACCTCTCGCTCCACTTCCCTACTTGGCTCCTCCCCTTTCAGTCTTACTTCCTCTCAGCTTCCTGTGTCtgcccctgctcctcctactGCTGCACCTCCCCTGAGGTCCTGGCAGCCAG GATGGGCCCCCCCGTCAACCCAAGTGGATAAGAACACGAACCCGTTCGCCATGGAAGCGACCCGCGCTGGCCCGGACCCCAGGGAGTCGGAGCCTCAGCGCACCAAGGCCGACACGAGGGCGGCGAACCAGAGCGTCACGCAGGccctgcagccctcacagaccatagtggaggaggacgaggaggacccAAAGACCAGCAG TTCTGGCCAAGTCGTTTCCGAGCTGAttgtagccccgccccctccctggcCATTCGCCAGCACCGAGAGCTCCACCCCTCAGCAGCCCTCCACCAATGTGCTGGCAGCTTTTattacacccaaaaaaaacaaagaacagGCTGCCTCCAAAAAGCACAACCATAAGCCATCTGAATATTCAAAGCCGCCATTGGCTGAGCCAGAAGCAGACTTTGATGACATCATGTTGGACTCTTTAACCCGGAGTGGGCCGTCAGGAGGCTTGTTCCTGGAAGAGGAGGGCTCTAAACGAGACACGGTCAAAAGGTGTCCTCCAGG tacgAAGCTGAAGGCCGCTGAAGGCCATCCTCCCTCGGAGACTCACGCctcacaggaggagaggaggaggatgcagGAAGTgcagaaaaagaaagaagaggaagaaaggtTGAAAAAACAGAaggaggaagacagacagagggcaagggagcaggaggagacggaaatggaggaggagaagaagaggagaactctggaggaggaggagaggagagctctggagggggcggaggagaggagagctctggaggaggcggaggagaggagagctctggaggagaagaggagagtcctaaaagaggaggagaagaagagagctctagaggaagagaagaagagagctctagaggaagagaagaagagagctctagaggaagagaagaggagagctctagaggaagagaagaagagagctctagaggcagagaagaggagagctctagaggaggagaagaagagagctctagaggaagagaagaagagagctctagaggaagagaagaagagagctctagaggaagagaagaggagagctctagaggaagagaagaagagagctctagaggaagagaagaggagagctctagaggaggagaagaggagagctctagaggaggagaagaggagagctctagaggaggagaagaggagagccctggaggtggagaagaagagagctctagatgaagagaagaagaggagggcactggaggaggaggagaagaagagagctctagaggaggagaagaatagagctctagaggaggagaagaagagagctctagaggaggagaagaagagagctctagaggaggagaagaggagggctctagatgaagagaagaagaggagggcactggaggaggagaagaagaagagagctctagaggaagagaagaggagagtcctaaaagaggaggagaagaagagagctctagaggaagagaagaagagagctctagaggaagagaagaggatagctctagaggaggagaagaggagagctctagaggaagagaagaggagggctctagaggaggagaagaagaggagagctctggaggaggtggagaagaagagagctctagatgaagagaagaagaggagagctctggaggaggaggagaagaagagagctctagaagaggagaagaagaaagctctagaggaggagaagaagagagctctagaggaagagaagaagaagagagctctggaggaggagaagaagaggagagctctagaggaagaggagaagaggaaagcactggaggaggagaagaagagagctctaatggaggaggagaagatgagagaattggaggaggagaaaaggagactGCGGGCAGAGGAGGACCGGGAGcggagtgagatggagagaaggaggaaggaggaggaaaggctCCTTCAGGAAAAACAGGAGAAACAGAGATTGAAGCAAAtggaggaaaagaagaggagggaggaggaggcagcgaggaggaagagggatgaggagaggatCCTCCTAGagaagaaggagcaggaagagtgcaagagagagaaggagaggagagtggaaaAGGACAGATTGCTGAAAGAGATGAAggctgaagaggaggaggggaaaaggagagagcaggagaaaaaaaagcgGCTCCTggaagtagaggaggagaggaagaggatggaggagaaACGCTTAAAagaggaaaaggaaaaggaagagatgagaggaagagaagagaaacaGCGTCTCAAAGAGGAGCAGCGAAAACAGGAGCTGGAGAGGCTTCtgaaagaggagaaagaaatggaggagaaaaggaaaagggagggagaggagagaattaGTATAGcaaaagaggaggaagaacagCAGAGACTGCTAAAGGAAGAGGAGACAAGAACAAGACAAAAGGAAGAGaagatgagattggagaagcagcgtgtggaggaggagagaaaaaggagagaggaggagataaaaAAGAGGATCTTGAAGTCAGAGGAGACgagaaaaaggagagaggaggagacaaaaAAGAGGCttgtggaggcggaggaggacagGAAAAGGATGGAGGAGAAACGCTTGAAAGAATTAACGGAAAAGGAAGAGcgaaaacaagagagagagaggctcttgaaagaggagaaagaaagggaggagcaggaaaggaaacagagagaggaggagagaagagcgcaagaggaggagaagcagagactcctaaaggaaggagagaggaggaagagagaggaggaggagaagcagagactcctaaaggaagcagagaggatgaagagagaggaggaggagaagcagagactcctaaaggaagcagagaggatgaagagagaggaggaggagaagcagagacTCCTAAAGGAagaagagaggatgaagagagaggagaaggagagactcctaaaggaagcagagaggatgaagagagaggaggaggaggagaagcagagacTCCTAAAGGAagaagagaggatgaagagagaggagaaggagaagcagaGACTCCTAAaggaagcagagaggaggaagagagaggaggaggagaaggagagactcctaaaggaagaagagaggatgaagagagaggagaaggagagactcctaaaggaagcagagaggaggaagagagaggaggaggagaagcagagacTCCTAAAGGAAGAAGAgaggataaagagagaggagaaggagagactcctaaaggaagcagagaggaggaagagagaggaggaggagaagcagagactcctaaaggaagcagagaggatgaagagggaggaggaggagaaggagagactcctaaaggaagaagagaggatgaagagagaggagaaggagagactcctgaaggaagcagagaggaggaagagagaggaggaggagaaggagagactcctaaaggaagcagagaggatgaagagagaggaggaggagaaggagagactccTAAAGGAAGCAGAGatgatgaagagagaggaggaggagaaggagagactcctaaaggaagcagagaggaggaagagagaggaggaggagaaactcctaaaggaagcagagaggaggaagagagaggaggaggagaagcagagactcctaaaggaagcagagaggatgaagagagaggtggaggagaaggagagactcctaaaggaagcagagaggatgaagagagaggaggaggcgaagaGAGTAGAGAAGCGACGCatcgaggaggagaggaaacggCTAGAGctgaaagaaagagagcgaatTGCAACAGAGGAGAAACTTCTAGCAgagcagagggagaaggaagcgagacaggtggaggagagacaACAAGTGAAAGAGgcaaaggagagggaggatcgAAAAGCCAGGGAAGAGAGTAAAATGAAAGAAGAGGaacaagagaaaaagagaatggctgaggaggaaaggaagaagGAAGAGGCAGAGAAGAGGATCAGACAGGAGCAtcaggagaaggggaggagacagagggatgaAGATGAGGAGAGTAAGAATCCTCCTGCTCCATTGTCCAGGGTGGCGATCAACAGATCAgatgaagagaaggagaagatgagAATGATAGCTGGATCCAAGTCTACTCCTGGCATCTCAAAAATCCCTAACACCAATACCCAACAGGCTGAGGACAAAACCTCCAATCTGCTTCCTGAAGCCAGACCGGTCTGGGCTGGAATGGACGCCCACGAACG TCCGGGGCCACTGATGCATGAATCGAGAGGCTTGATTGCCACTCCACCAATCGAAGTGCTTGCTCACTGCAACCAATTGGGCCCCACCATTCAGCCCTCTGCTCACAACAAACCAATTACGTTAGACGTGGTGTCCCTGGTCCCGCCCCCTGAGAAGTTTGTGGAAGCAGAGGATCCTCTGTGGAACGCTCTAGAAGGGAGGGACGGTATTACTCAGGAACACTCTAAACCCCTTGGCAGAGG CTCGCCGAAGGAAGACGCCACCCAAAGGGACAAAGTACAGgaccttcagccaatcacagcgaaGGAGCCCGATGCCATCCCTTCCTCTGCTAAACCCTGCCCCCCGCCGGTCACAGAGCCCCCCAGGGGGCCCCAGGCCCCCCCGGCCATCAAACCCTGCCCCCCAACCGCCGCTCCGCAGAACGAGACGCCGACGGACGGCGTCATGGCGGACCCTCGGCcgtcctcagccaatcagaagcctgCACCTGAAAAGGAGGGGCCTCTGTGGGCGGccctggaggaggcgggggactccggggggggaggggggagagaggacgggagTGATGCTGTTGACGGAGG CGTCGATAAGTgtgtgaacagagaggaggtgtgtgaggcAGGCCAGCAGCCTGAGGCGTCAGTAGGCCTCATGTCTGCGGTAGTCAGGGTGTTTTACAGAGG CTTTGAGTCAGTGGCCTCCATCCTCCACTCCCATGACGCACGTCAGCCGTGCTCCTCTCCAGACGGGCCCCCGGCCCTCAGGGCCCCGGAGGGCCACGGCGTCGCCCTCTTATCCATTTCAGACCTTCCTAGTGTCTCTGAGACGGACACGAGTCCACTTTCTCTCCCTGAGGTGGACATTATGCCCCCGGCTGCTTTTGGGGACATCATAAAGGGACAACCAATTGGTGGAGAGAAGCAACCCAAGGTTGAACTGTCGTTGGCTGTTAATAGTACAGGGAAGTCACCCAATCAGGGGATGGAGACTTCTGGTCTGGTGGCCCGTCTGAGGCTGGCTGCCAGcgaggcagagcgggagagggaggaaagggaaatagaggggaggaaagagaaggaagaagaaggaaagggagaagagggggagagggcagtTTTCGGGACGAAAGAGAAAATGCAAGAAACTGAACAGAGCCAGGGATGGCTAGAAATAGGAGGCAAAGAGAGGCAACATATGAAAGGAGGCCGAGAGGAAAGTCAGCAGGTGAGGAAAGAGGAGCATGATGAGGATCAGACAAAGAGAGGAAGacacaggggggaggagagggaggggggaagggggaagttGGAGAGACAGGGAAATGAAGGGACAATGTTTTCATCTGTGTCTCTCAAGCACAACAGCCAATCAGGTGCTTGTCCTCCACTTAAAGAGGTGGAGTTTGAGGAAATAGCACATGAGGAAAGGCTTGACACAGACAAATCCAAAGACAGATCTGGTCCCAAGTCATTGACCAAGACTGATCTGAAAGACACAGGTTCAGCTGGTAAGAGAGATCAGGTCCCAGAGGAAGGCAAGCCCAAAGTTCAGCGGCCCGATGGAGCCTCTCACGTCTCCGCGGATGAAGCATGCGAAGTCCCTCCTCCAAAACTGGCAAAAAGAGCGAATTCAGCGCTGCAAGCCGTCCCCGTgtggatgagagaggaggacagcgaGGAGCTGGAGTACGAGACGGGACAGGAGGACATCGGCACCGTCTGGTCAGCTGAGCTGtacatggagggaggggg cGTGGCGGATCTGTCCGTGACCCAGGCTGCACCAGGTGGTTCTGCCGGGCCTCCTCCCACGGTCATCCCACAACCTCTGCTCCACGGCTCAGCTGTCAATCAACCAAAGGCATTCAGGGAATCTGTCTCTTTGAAGATTCAGGCTCTGCCGGCCAATCGGTGCTCCCCGGCCGCGCCAGAACAGGAAGTAGGAGCTGGTCAGACACCGGGCGTCACCCACGGTAACGCTGACAAGCCACAGACGTTTGGACAGGAAGTAGGAGCTAGTCGGACACCGGTCATCTCCCACGGTAACACTCATAAGCCGCAGAGGTCGGGACAGGAGGTAGGAGCTGGTCGGACACCGGGCGGCTCACACGGTAACGCTGACAAGCCACAGACGTCGGGACAGGAAGTAAGAGCTGGTCGGACACCGGGCGTCTCCCACGGTAACGCTCACAAACTGCAGAAGTCGGGACAGGAAGTAGGAGCTGGTCGGACACCGGGCCTCTCCCACGGTAACGCTGACAAGCTGCGGATGTCGGGACAGGAAGATGGCATAATTCAAACGGGCGTGGTTTCCACTTCCGTTGAGTTGGTGGACACGCAGGCCGGTCCGATGGGAAAGGACCTGGTCCCATCGCCTGTAGTaccctggcccctcccctcaGATACACAACCCACCGAGGAGAACGCCGGCTCAAAGGGTGCCAGGATGGAAACGGAGACACCTGCCAACAAGGCAGAAGCGACTGACGTGTCTTACGAGACCAAACTTATTACCCTTGAAGCAAAGGCTGACGGGAACCAAATCCCTGAGGGGAGCCTTGAGGCCAAAGACCAGGCACTCCAGGAAGAAGAACAGCTCCTATTGGCTAAGATCCAGAAGATGACAGCCAAAACATCACCTTTCCCAGTGTCTCGAGGCAAAAAGCTCCTCATACCCGACCTCAAAGATATCGACGGTGACATCACAGACCCTGAGAGCCAATCCCAAACCAGCACTGGCTCTGGAAGCTCCACTTTCGAAAAAGCTTTTGTCGACGAGCCGTCGCATTTGATTGGTTCATGCTTCACCGTGCTTGAGGAAGTTTCATTGGCTGATGCTAGAGAGGTAGGGATCCCAGAACTAAGAGAGGCAGTCCGAGAAGATAAGGAGGCATTGAACCGGGAAGAAAACAAACCAGT GCCCACCCAGCAGCCCCCCACCTTTCCAAACGGCAGAGCGAAGGCACCTGAGGAGCCATGCGGGCTTCAGACTCGACCTAAGAACCTGCCCACCGGCGCTCCGGGATCCAATCGGGAGGGTTCCTTTCCCGGCGCTCCAGTTACCGGGGGGGGGTCAGCGATGCGTGACCCAGACAGAACCTCTTccgttcctcctcctcaaaGCGGAATGAAGAGGGGCCCTTCCTCCCACGGGGAGTCACAGCAAGGCCCCGCTCAGCCTGGAGGACCGGTGGCAGTGGGGTCCGCCGCCAGGCCGGACCCTTCAGAG ggGCTGGTGAGCTCCAGTCAGTCTCTGCTAGAGTGGTGTCAAGAGATGACCCAGGGCTACCGGGGGTTAAAGATCACCAACTTCAGCACCTCCTGGAGGAACGGGTTGGCCTTCTGTGCCATCCTGCATCACTCCACCCAGAGATGa